A window of Chaetodon auriga isolate fChaAug3 chromosome 2, fChaAug3.hap1, whole genome shotgun sequence contains these coding sequences:
- the LOC143336147 gene encoding uncharacterized protein LOC143336147: MHSVTLDSSGSPKKRSFSRGLSEDESLRSIIKETETPSRRLTRSDSRAGTLKKRSDSQSDQDLFMGLPEMLELQASYDEVVQELRGLEVEREALLFQVDVLQDTLEGVEELLAEAQREAGQASSELEREREAKRKLESMVCSLMQEVERLKEERNNKPSAPEDARGSVDEVTRQGHQLRNQQCESRGRASEEVGPSDEAEDEGSVLTKLRKMVSRPLSHVPSLALDGPVSVDGVLRRPYENGVEDGRDPSPDRNDSDSISAYEDASAETPEQDRMFPGEADTLELPDDSENKERSLTNNCQINDGETQDPRNPELCVVS; the protein is encoded by the exons atgcattcagtCACTCTGGACAGCAGCGGTTCGCCAAAGAAAAGGTCGTTTTCTCGGGGACTGAGCGAGGACGAGTCCCTCCGCAGCATTATCAAAGAG ACCGAGACTCCATCCAGGCGTCTGACAAGGAGCGACAGCCGAGCAGGCACCCTGAAGAAGAGGAGTGACAGTCAG TCTGACCAGGACCTCTTCATGGGACTCCCAGAAATG ctggagctgcaggccaGCTATGACGAGGTGGTGCAGGAGCTGCGTGGGCTGGAGGTCGAGCGGGAGGCTCTGTTGTTCCAGGTGGACGTCCTGCAGGACACGCTGGAgggtgtggaggagctgctggctgaggcTCAGAGGGAAGCTGGACAGGCCAGTTCT GAGCTGGAACGAGAGAGGGAGGCCAAGAGGAAACTGGAGAGCATGGTCTGCTCTCTGATGCAAGAGGTGGAGAGATTAAAAGAG GAAAGGAACAACAAACCATCTGCTCCAGAGGACGCACGTGGAAGTGTGGATGAGGTAACGAGACAAGGACACCAACTGAGAAATCAGCAGTGCGAAAGCAGAGGCCGAGCGTCAGAGGAAGTGGGACCGAGTGACGAGGCAGAGGATGAAGGAAGCGTCCTGACGAAGCTGCGGAAGATGGTCAGCAGGCCCCTGAGCCACGTACCCTCTCTTGCACTGGATGGCCCCGTCTCTGTCGACGGAGTCCTGCGGAGGCCTTACGAAAACGGCGTCGAGGATGGACGAGACCCTTCTCCGGACAGGAACGACTCAGACAGCATAAGTGCCTACGAGGATGCATCAGCTGAGACTCCAGAGCAGGACAGGATGTTTCCGGGCGAAGCAGACACGTTGGAGCTGCCGGATGACTCAGAGAATAAAGAGAGAAGTTTGACTAACAACTGCCAGATCAATGACGGCGAGACCCAAGACCCCAGAAACCCCGAACTGTGTGTCGTGTCTTAA